One region of Streptomyces subrutilus genomic DNA includes:
- a CDS encoding AMP-binding protein, with protein sequence MPFAHSLGVHGDRTAFITADGSVTYRELAARVDATARRLGRERRLILLCGANTVDALVVHLAALAAGHPVLLVPGANPEALQSLIEAYDPDVVAHPDGGRWVLDERRPVSAHSLHPDLALLLSTSGSTGSPKLVRLSHENLQSNAESIAQYLDIRDTDRAATTLPPHYCYGLSVIHSHLLSGAGLILTDLSVADTCFWELFRTGRGTTFAGVPYTFDLLDRVGFASMELPHLRYVTQAGGRLTPDRVRRYAALGRAAGWELFVMYGQTEATARMAYLPPALAETHPEAAGIAVPGGSFRLHPLADWPEEDTGELVYAGPNVMLGYAHTPQDLALGRTTAELHTGDIARLTADGLYEIVGRRSRFVKILGLRIDPAQVEAMLARHGVTALCAGDDEVLAVAATGTHASDAPRIRRLVTEACGLPARAVRVAVLPDLPRLVTGKPDYQAVRERCRPAAGSAGCEGAASEEGVSRAGPGRGADPEDLRTLYAAILDKPLAEVTRDSSFVSLGGDSLSYVEMSLHLEERLGHLPADWHTTPLRDLRPPERGLPSHRRALETGVALRAMAIFCIVGSHIHVFGIKGGAHLLLALAGFNFARFHLTGAERRERIRRIGTSIARIAVPSMAWIGLMLLLNDDYTLANLALLDSVLGPEDSKTGMQFWFVEALVYILVAAVAVLSVPAVDRAERRFPYALPLVIAAVGLLTRYDLLGLPDRTRIPDAITVFWLFALGWAAAKATTARRRLVVTAAAVATVPGFFPGDPGREAIVIAAFTLLVWVPTLPGRERVNQLAGLLATSSLYIYLTHWQIFPLVEGFSRHLAFLASLVFGVAYAAAANRLMRTLRWPRRGGA encoded by the coding sequence GTGCCGTTCGCCCATTCCCTCGGCGTCCACGGCGACCGCACCGCCTTCATCACGGCCGACGGCTCGGTGACCTACCGCGAGCTCGCCGCGCGCGTGGACGCGACGGCGCGCCGCCTCGGCCGGGAGCGCCGGCTGATCCTGCTGTGCGGCGCCAACACCGTCGACGCGCTGGTGGTCCACCTCGCGGCGCTCGCGGCGGGGCATCCCGTGCTGCTCGTGCCCGGCGCCAACCCCGAGGCTCTGCAGTCGCTGATCGAGGCGTACGACCCGGACGTCGTGGCCCACCCGGACGGCGGACGGTGGGTGCTCGACGAGCGGCGCCCGGTCTCCGCCCACAGCCTGCACCCGGACCTCGCACTGCTGCTGAGCACCTCCGGCTCCACCGGCTCGCCCAAACTCGTCCGGCTGTCACACGAGAACCTGCAGTCCAATGCCGAGTCGATCGCGCAGTACCTGGACATACGGGACACGGACCGGGCCGCGACCACCCTTCCCCCGCACTACTGCTACGGCCTCTCCGTCATCCACAGCCACCTGCTGAGCGGCGCCGGGCTGATCCTCACCGACCTCTCGGTCGCCGACACCTGCTTCTGGGAACTGTTCCGCACCGGCCGCGGTACGACCTTCGCGGGCGTCCCGTACACCTTCGACCTGCTCGACCGGGTCGGCTTCGCCTCGATGGAACTGCCCCACCTGCGCTACGTGACCCAGGCGGGCGGACGGCTGACTCCCGACCGGGTCAGGCGGTACGCCGCGCTGGGCCGCGCCGCGGGCTGGGAGCTGTTCGTGATGTACGGCCAGACCGAGGCGACCGCCCGCATGGCCTACCTGCCCCCGGCCCTCGCCGAGACCCACCCCGAAGCGGCCGGCATCGCCGTCCCCGGCGGCTCGTTCCGGCTCCACCCGCTGGCGGACTGGCCGGAGGAGGACACCGGCGAGCTGGTGTACGCGGGTCCCAACGTCATGCTCGGCTACGCGCACACCCCGCAGGACCTCGCGCTGGGCCGGACCACGGCGGAGCTGCACACCGGCGACATCGCGCGGCTCACCGCCGACGGGCTCTACGAGATCGTCGGCCGCCGCAGCCGCTTCGTGAAGATCCTCGGCCTGCGCATCGACCCCGCGCAGGTCGAGGCGATGCTCGCACGGCACGGCGTCACCGCCCTGTGCGCGGGTGACGACGAGGTCCTCGCCGTCGCCGCCACCGGTACGCACGCCTCCGACGCCCCGCGGATCCGCAGGCTGGTGACCGAGGCGTGCGGCCTGCCGGCGCGCGCGGTACGGGTCGCGGTACTGCCCGACCTTCCCCGCCTTGTCACCGGCAAGCCCGACTACCAGGCGGTCCGCGAACGGTGCCGTCCGGCCGCCGGGAGTGCGGGCTGCGAGGGCGCGGCCTCCGAGGAGGGTGTGTCCCGGGCCGGGCCCGGCCGGGGTGCGGACCCCGAAGACCTGCGCACCCTCTACGCGGCGATCCTGGACAAGCCCCTGGCGGAGGTGACGCGGGACAGCTCCTTCGTCAGCCTCGGGGGCGACTCGCTGTCGTACGTCGAGATGTCGCTCCACCTCGAGGAGCGGCTGGGCCATCTGCCGGCCGACTGGCACACGACGCCGCTCCGGGACCTGAGGCCGCCCGAGCGGGGACTCCCCTCGCACCGCCGCGCCCTGGAGACCGGCGTCGCCCTGCGTGCCATGGCGATCTTCTGCATCGTCGGTTCCCACATCCACGTGTTCGGCATCAAGGGCGGGGCACACCTGCTGCTCGCGCTCGCGGGGTTCAACTTCGCGCGCTTCCACCTGACCGGCGCCGAACGTCGCGAGCGCATACGCCGGATCGGGACCAGCATCGCCCGCATCGCGGTGCCGAGCATGGCTTGGATCGGCCTCATGCTGCTCCTCAACGACGACTACACCCTGGCCAACCTCGCCCTGCTCGACAGCGTCCTCGGCCCCGAGGACAGCAAGACGGGCATGCAGTTCTGGTTCGTCGAGGCCCTGGTCTACATCCTGGTGGCCGCCGTCGCCGTGCTGAGCGTCCCCGCGGTGGACAGGGCCGAGCGCCGTTTCCCGTACGCCCTGCCCCTGGTGATCGCGGCCGTGGGCCTGCTCACCCGCTACGACCTCCTCGGCCTCCCGGACCGTACCCGGATCCCGGACGCGATCACGGTCTTCTGGCTGTTCGCACTGGGCTGGGCGGCCGCGAAGGCCACCACTGCGCGCCGGCGGCTGGTGGTCACCGCCGCGGCGGTGGCAACGGTGCCCGGGTTCTTCCCCGGCGACCCCGGCCGGGAGGCGATCGTCATCGCCGCCTTCACCCTCCTCGTGTGGGTCCCCACCCTGCCCGGCCGGGAGCGCGTCAACCAGCTGGCCGGTCTCCTGGCGACGAGCTCGCTCTACATCTACCTGACCCACTGGCAGATCTTCCCCCTCGTCGAGGGGTTCTCCCGGCATCTGGCGTTCCTCGCCTCTCTCGTCTTCGGCGTGGCCTACGCCGCGGCCGCCAACCGCCTGATGAGAACGCTGCGGTGGCCGCGGCGCGGCGGTGCGTGA
- a CDS encoding iron ABC transporter substrate-binding protein — MRRPSVRRLTALFAAALLIPAVAGCGVDEDDAGLVIYSGRNEKLVKPLLDELEKAVGTTVAVRYGESAELAAQIQEEGAKTKAGLFFSQDAGALGALSTKGLLEKLPQESLDKVDPAFRGGAGDWVGTSGRVRVLAYNPGQVTKVPDSVHDLVKPEWKGKIGYVPTNASFQAFVTGMRVLEGDDAARAWLGGLKANEPKVYDNNLKVLEGVGKGEVSLGLVNHYYWYEQVAEKGEAKVKSKIHFLPGGDPGALVNVAGVGLVKGGSQTPAAQKAVDFLLSEKAQKYFADDTKEYPLAAGVTSTVKNLPPLASLDAPKIDLGKLESLQETLKMLQDAGMV, encoded by the coding sequence ATGCGACGCCCCTCTGTCCGACGTCTGACCGCGCTCTTCGCGGCAGCGCTGCTCATCCCCGCTGTCGCCGGCTGCGGCGTCGACGAGGACGATGCGGGGCTCGTCATCTACTCGGGCCGCAACGAGAAGCTGGTCAAGCCGCTCCTGGACGAACTGGAGAAGGCCGTCGGCACCACGGTCGCCGTCCGCTACGGCGAGAGCGCCGAGCTCGCGGCCCAGATCCAGGAAGAGGGCGCGAAGACCAAGGCCGGCCTGTTCTTCTCCCAGGACGCCGGAGCCCTCGGCGCCCTGTCCACCAAGGGCCTGCTGGAAAAGCTGCCCCAGGAGTCGCTCGACAAGGTCGACCCGGCGTTTCGCGGCGGCGCGGGCGACTGGGTGGGCACCTCGGGGCGCGTGCGCGTCCTCGCGTACAACCCCGGCCAGGTCACCAAGGTCCCCGACAGCGTGCACGACCTGGTGAAGCCGGAATGGAAGGGCAAGATCGGCTACGTCCCGACCAACGCCTCCTTCCAGGCCTTCGTGACCGGCATGCGCGTCCTCGAGGGCGACGACGCCGCCCGCGCCTGGCTGGGGGGCCTGAAGGCCAACGAGCCGAAGGTCTACGACAACAACCTGAAGGTCCTCGAAGGCGTCGGAAAGGGCGAGGTCTCGCTCGGCCTCGTCAACCACTACTACTGGTACGAGCAGGTCGCCGAAAAGGGCGAGGCCAAGGTCAAGTCGAAGATCCACTTCCTGCCGGGCGGAGACCCGGGCGCACTCGTCAACGTGGCTGGAGTCGGCCTGGTCAAGGGCGGTTCCCAAACGCCGGCAGCCCAGAAGGCCGTCGATTTCCTGCTGTCCGAAAAGGCGCAGAAGTACTTCGCCGACGACACCAAGGAATACCCCCTGGCAGCCGGCGTCACCAGCACGGTCAAGAACCTGCCGCCGCTGGCCTCCCTCGACGCTCCGAAGATCGACCTCGGCAAGCTCGAATCCCTTCAGGAGACCCTGAAGATGCTGCAGGACGCCGGGATGGTCTGA
- a CDS encoding ABC transporter permease, whose protein sequence is MSSTDPVPRTDPAARPTGVSTPAGRLRAGARPPAVLLIPAAVAAAFALLPLGYLAVRSLERGPAFAWDVIANERTAQLLARSLTLAAVVVTACLLLGISLAWLTVRTALPGARAWSVLVTLPLAVPSYVAAFAWLSAFPDLVGFSGAALALTLVSFPYVYLPVTAVLRGADPAQEEVSRSLGHGPLKTFLRVTLPQVRPAAAGGSVLVALYVFSDFGAVSLMRYDTFTRGIYTSYRASFDRTPAAALSVVLVVMTVLLVAAEARTRGRAGHARTGAGTARPAVPAPLGRWRTPALAWCTAVTAVAVLTPLGTLGYWLAVGNSATWDPAGLLDTAGTTLAVAASGAALTTLLALPVGVIAARHHGRTAHLLEQSAYAGHALPGITVALSLVFFAVRYAEPLYQELPLLVCAYAVLFLPVAVGATRAAVLQSPPVLEEVARSLGRSPLRVLREVTVPLAAPGVAAGAALTFVVCMKELPATLLLRPTGMDTLATRLWTETGTGSFAAAAPYAAALILLAAVPSYLLGRHRT, encoded by the coding sequence ATGTCCTCCACGGATCCCGTCCCGCGGACGGATCCGGCCGCCCGCCCGACCGGTGTCTCCACGCCGGCCGGGCGGCTGCGCGCCGGAGCCCGCCCGCCGGCCGTCCTGCTGATCCCCGCGGCCGTCGCCGCGGCCTTCGCGCTGCTGCCTCTGGGCTACCTCGCGGTCCGCTCCCTGGAGCGCGGCCCCGCCTTCGCCTGGGACGTCATCGCCAACGAGCGCACCGCCCAACTGCTCGCCCGCAGCCTGACCCTCGCCGCGGTGGTCGTGACGGCCTGTCTGCTGCTGGGCATCTCGCTGGCCTGGCTGACCGTACGGACCGCGCTGCCCGGCGCCCGCGCCTGGTCGGTGCTGGTGACCCTGCCGCTGGCCGTGCCCAGCTACGTCGCCGCCTTCGCCTGGCTGTCCGCCTTCCCCGACCTCGTCGGCTTCTCCGGGGCGGCGCTGGCCCTGACCCTGGTGAGCTTCCCGTACGTCTACCTGCCCGTCACGGCCGTGCTGCGCGGCGCCGACCCGGCACAGGAGGAGGTCTCGCGCTCGCTCGGCCACGGGCCGCTGAAGACCTTCCTGCGCGTCACGCTGCCCCAGGTGCGCCCCGCGGCCGCGGGCGGCTCCGTACTGGTCGCGCTGTACGTGTTCTCCGACTTCGGAGCCGTCTCCCTGATGCGGTACGACACGTTCACCCGCGGCATCTACACCTCCTACCGCGCGAGCTTCGACCGCACCCCGGCCGCCGCGCTGAGCGTCGTCCTGGTGGTGATGACCGTCCTGCTCGTCGCCGCCGAGGCGCGCACCCGCGGCCGCGCGGGCCACGCCAGGACGGGAGCCGGCACCGCACGCCCCGCCGTTCCCGCGCCGCTCGGCCGGTGGCGGACACCCGCCCTGGCGTGGTGTACGGCGGTCACCGCCGTCGCCGTCCTCACCCCGCTCGGCACCCTCGGGTACTGGCTCGCCGTGGGCAACTCCGCTACCTGGGATCCGGCCGGGCTCCTCGACACCGCCGGTACCACCCTCGCCGTCGCCGCCTCCGGCGCCGCCCTCACCACGCTCCTCGCGCTGCCCGTCGGGGTGATCGCCGCCCGCCACCACGGCCGCACCGCACACCTCCTCGAACAGTCCGCCTACGCCGGGCACGCCCTGCCCGGCATCACCGTCGCGCTGTCCCTGGTCTTCTTCGCGGTCCGCTACGCCGAGCCGCTCTACCAGGAACTCCCGCTGCTGGTCTGCGCGTACGCGGTGCTCTTCCTGCCCGTGGCGGTGGGCGCCACCCGCGCCGCCGTCCTCCAGTCCCCGCCGGTCCTGGAGGAAGTGGCCCGCTCGCTCGGCCGCTCCCCGCTGAGGGTGCTGCGCGAGGTGACCGTGCCGCTGGCGGCCCCCGGCGTGGCCGCCGGAGCCGCCCTGACCTTCGTCGTGTGCATGAAGGAACTACCGGCGACCCTCCTGCTGCGCCCCACCGGCATGGACACGCTGGCCACCCGGCTCTGGACGGAGACGGGAACCGGGTCCTTCGCCGCCGCGGCACCCTACGCCGCAGCGCTGATCCTGCTGGCCGCCGTGCCCTCGTACCTCCTCGGAAGGCACCGCACATGA
- a CDS encoding ABC transporter ATP-binding protein, whose amino-acid sequence MTDLKIKGLTKAYGAGATVLDGLDLTVPGGALTAVLGPSGCGKTTLLRIIAGFLRADAGSVTIGGRTLAGPGVHLPPERRRIGIVPQEGALFPHLDVGRNIAFGLTGLDGAARKARVGEMLDLVGLAGYGDRMPHELSGGQQQRVALARALAPRPQLVLLDEPFNALDSALRTGVRADVRAALRATGATAVMVTHDQQEALSTADLVAVVRDGRVAQCASPQEVYHRPADPWVAAFVGDAVMVSGTAEQGTAATALGPVKLTDSRPAGRGAGLVLLRPEQLRLSDAGSAVAQGTVTDVRFYGHDAMVTVAVDGLDEPVDVRVPGRAPVAPGGRIGIQVTGDATLHPVPVPDGAQV is encoded by the coding sequence ATGACCGACTTGAAGATCAAGGGACTCACCAAGGCCTACGGGGCCGGCGCCACCGTCCTCGACGGGCTCGACCTCACGGTCCCCGGCGGCGCGCTGACGGCCGTCCTGGGCCCCTCCGGCTGCGGCAAGACCACACTGCTGCGCATCATCGCCGGATTCCTGCGCGCCGACGCGGGCAGCGTCACCATCGGCGGCCGCACCCTTGCCGGCCCCGGCGTCCACCTGCCGCCCGAACGGCGGCGCATCGGCATCGTCCCCCAGGAAGGCGCGCTGTTCCCGCATCTCGACGTGGGGCGCAACATCGCCTTCGGCCTGACCGGCCTGGACGGGGCCGCGCGCAAGGCCCGCGTCGGGGAGATGCTCGACCTGGTCGGGCTCGCGGGTTACGGCGACCGGATGCCGCACGAACTCTCCGGCGGCCAGCAGCAGCGCGTCGCCCTCGCCCGCGCCCTGGCCCCGAGGCCGCAGCTCGTGCTGCTCGACGAGCCGTTCAACGCCCTGGACAGCGCCCTGCGCACGGGCGTACGGGCCGACGTACGGGCTGCCTTGCGCGCCACCGGCGCGACCGCCGTCATGGTCACCCACGACCAGCAGGAAGCGCTGTCCACCGCGGACCTCGTCGCGGTGGTCCGGGACGGGCGCGTCGCCCAGTGCGCCAGCCCCCAGGAGGTCTACCACCGCCCCGCCGACCCATGGGTGGCCGCCTTCGTCGGAGACGCCGTCATGGTGTCCGGCACCGCGGAGCAGGGCACGGCGGCCACCGCGCTCGGCCCCGTCAAGCTGACGGACAGCAGGCCGGCCGGGCGGGGCGCGGGCCTGGTGCTGCTACGGCCCGAGCAGCTCCGGCTGAGCGACGCCGGCTCGGCGGTGGCCCAGGGCACCGTGACCGACGTCCGTTTCTACGGCCACGACGCCATGGTCACCGTCGCCGTCGACGGACTGGACGAACCGGTCGACGTCCGCGTCCCGGGCCGGGCGCCCGTGGCCCCCGGCGGGCGCATCGGGATCCAGGTCACGGGCGACGCGACCCTGCATCCCGTCCCCGTCCCGGACGGTGCTCAGGTGTAA
- a CDS encoding cellulase family glycosylhydrolase, with translation MRHPPRLSALLGGGAVLTLVSAALAVAGTASGTAAAPLCTVQYSVVGSWTGGFQGSVSVTNNSAALHGWSLGFDFADGQEIRQGWGAKWSQSGASATAVNEGWNGTVGTGAVVTVGFLASWAGVNSAPTTFTLNGEVCSAEPGPGNPVPPPTATPPPTPTATPPPIPTPTPTPTGPADPPDPVPGAPELSVTGNRLTDQRGATRRLLGVNRSGAEFMCVQGHGIFDGPVDDASVRAIADWEANTVRIPLNEECWLGLDNIKPEYRGGNYIDAVKGLVSRVLAHGMTPVVELHWTYGQYTGNSAGCSDVHASCQKPMPDARYSPAFWTSVANTFKNDRRVVFDLFNEPYPDRATPTTGQAWACWRDGGTCPGIGYEVAGMQDLVDAVRTTGARNLVLVPGIAYSNDLSQWLAHSPVDPTGNLAAAWHVYNFNSCSHEACWQSTLAPVAAQVPLVAGEIGENTCGHAFVDRVMKWFDDRALSYLGWTWNTWNCHSGPALITSYDGTPTAFGTGLRDHLRALN, from the coding sequence ATGCGACATCCCCCGCGTCTGTCCGCATTGCTCGGCGGGGGAGCGGTGCTCACTTTGGTGAGCGCGGCTCTCGCCGTGGCAGGTACGGCCTCAGGAACAGCGGCCGCACCCCTCTGCACCGTTCAGTACTCCGTCGTCGGCTCCTGGACCGGCGGCTTCCAAGGATCCGTGTCCGTCACCAACAACAGTGCGGCGTTGCACGGTTGGAGCCTCGGCTTCGACTTCGCCGACGGTCAGGAGATCCGTCAGGGCTGGGGTGCCAAGTGGTCCCAGTCCGGGGCGAGCGCCACGGCCGTGAACGAGGGCTGGAACGGGACGGTGGGCACGGGCGCCGTCGTCACCGTCGGTTTCCTCGCCTCCTGGGCGGGCGTCAACAGCGCGCCCACCACGTTCACGCTCAACGGCGAGGTCTGCAGCGCAGAGCCGGGCCCCGGCAACCCCGTCCCCCCCCCGACCGCAACCCCGCCTCCGACCCCGACCGCAACCCCGCCCCCGATCCCGACGCCCACGCCGACACCGACCGGCCCAGCCGATCCCCCCGACCCGGTCCCCGGGGCGCCCGAACTGAGCGTCACCGGCAACCGCCTCACCGACCAGAGGGGCGCCACGCGTCGCCTGCTCGGCGTCAACCGGTCCGGAGCCGAGTTCATGTGCGTCCAGGGCCACGGCATCTTCGACGGTCCCGTCGACGACGCCTCGGTGCGCGCCATCGCCGACTGGGAAGCCAACACCGTCCGCATCCCCCTCAACGAGGAGTGCTGGCTCGGTCTCGACAACATCAAACCCGAGTACCGGGGCGGGAACTACATCGACGCCGTCAAGGGCCTGGTCAGCCGGGTCCTCGCCCACGGCATGACCCCGGTCGTCGAACTGCACTGGACGTACGGCCAGTACACGGGCAACTCCGCCGGCTGCTCGGACGTCCACGCCTCCTGTCAGAAGCCGATGCCGGACGCCCGGTACAGCCCGGCGTTCTGGACCTCGGTGGCGAACACCTTCAAGAACGACCGCCGGGTCGTCTTCGACCTGTTCAACGAGCCGTACCCCGACCGGGCGACCCCCACCACCGGGCAGGCCTGGGCCTGCTGGCGCGACGGCGGCACGTGCCCGGGCATCGGTTACGAGGTCGCCGGCATGCAGGACCTGGTGGACGCGGTCCGTACGACCGGGGCCCGCAATCTGGTCCTCGTGCCCGGCATCGCGTACTCCAACGACCTGAGCCAGTGGCTCGCCCACTCCCCGGTCGACCCGACGGGCAATCTGGCCGCTGCCTGGCACGTCTACAACTTCAACTCCTGCTCCCACGAGGCATGTTGGCAGTCCACCCTCGCTCCGGTCGCCGCCCAGGTCCCCCTGGTGGCGGGCGAGATCGGTGAGAACACCTGCGGACACGCGTTCGTCGACCGCGTCATGAAGTGGTTCGACGACCGCGCCCTCTCGTATCTCGGCTGGACCTGGAACACCTGGAACTGCCACTCCGGTCCGGCCCTGATCACCTCGTACGACGGCACCCCCACGGCATTCGGCACCGGGCTGCGCGACCACCTGCGCGCCCTGAACTGA
- a CDS encoding glycoside hydrolase family 6 protein: MSRTIPRTTTRTALLAAMSLVTAAGATATVFGTAAGAASAGCTVEYRVTSQWNAGFGADVTVTNTGDPVASWTLEWSYGSDQKVVQGWNAALTQSGSAVTARNVSYNGSLARGASTSFGFNGSYSGTNSVPAAFKLNGVTCNGTTVPTEPPTTPPTTPPTTPPPSGGKADNPYAGAKVYVNPEWSAKAAAEPGGTKVSNQPTGVWLDRTAAIQGVNGGMGLRAHLDAALAQKGSGELVVQLVIYNLPGRDCAALASNGELGPTEIDKYKTQYIDPIAAILADPRYAGLRIVTTVEIDSLPNLVTNVSGRPTATPGCDVMKNNGNYVKGVGYALNKLGSIANVYNYVDAGHHGWLGWDDNFGASAEIFKQAATTEGSTLSKVHGFIVNTANYSALKEDHFGIGDSVNGTSVRQSKWVDWNRYTDELSYAQAMRSKLVSLGFDPGLGMLIDTSRNGWGGTARPTGPGALTSVDTYVNGGRYDRRIHLGNWCNQAGAGLGERPQAAPAAGIDAYVWIKPPGESDGASKEIPNDEGKGFDRMCDPTYTGNARNGYSMSGSLPNAPLSGQWFSAQFQELLKNAHPAL; the protein is encoded by the coding sequence ATGAGCCGTACGATTCCCCGCACGACCACCCGCACCGCCCTGCTGGCGGCCATGAGTCTCGTCACCGCCGCCGGCGCGACCGCCACCGTGTTCGGTACCGCAGCCGGCGCCGCCTCCGCCGGCTGCACCGTCGAGTACCGGGTCACCAGCCAGTGGAACGCCGGGTTCGGTGCCGACGTGACCGTCACCAACACCGGTGACCCGGTCGCCTCCTGGACCCTCGAGTGGTCCTACGGCAGCGACCAGAAAGTCGTCCAGGGCTGGAATGCCGCCCTCACCCAGTCCGGTTCGGCCGTCACCGCCAGGAACGTGTCCTACAACGGCTCCTTAGCCAGGGGTGCTTCGACGTCCTTCGGCTTCAACGGCTCGTACAGCGGCACGAACTCCGTCCCCGCGGCCTTCAAGCTGAACGGCGTCACCTGCAACGGCACCACCGTGCCGACGGAGCCGCCGACCACTCCGCCCACCACTCCGCCCACGACCCCGCCGCCCTCCGGCGGCAAGGCCGACAACCCGTACGCCGGCGCGAAGGTGTACGTGAACCCGGAGTGGTCCGCCAAGGCGGCCGCCGAGCCGGGCGGCACCAAGGTGTCGAACCAGCCCACCGGCGTCTGGCTGGACCGCACCGCAGCCATCCAGGGCGTGAACGGCGGGATGGGCCTGCGCGCCCACCTGGACGCGGCTCTGGCGCAGAAGGGCAGCGGCGAGCTCGTGGTGCAACTGGTGATCTACAACCTGCCGGGGCGGGACTGCGCCGCACTCGCCTCCAACGGCGAACTGGGGCCCACCGAGATCGACAAGTACAAGACGCAGTACATCGACCCCATAGCCGCGATCCTCGCCGACCCCAGGTACGCGGGGCTCCGGATCGTCACCACGGTCGAGATCGACTCGCTGCCCAACCTGGTCACCAACGTCTCGGGACGCCCGACGGCCACCCCCGGCTGCGATGTGATGAAGAACAACGGCAACTACGTCAAGGGAGTCGGCTACGCACTGAACAAGCTGGGCTCGATCGCCAACGTCTACAACTACGTGGACGCGGGCCACCACGGCTGGCTCGGCTGGGACGACAACTTCGGCGCCTCCGCGGAGATCTTCAAGCAGGCGGCCACCACCGAAGGCTCCACGCTCTCCAAGGTGCACGGCTTCATCGTGAACACGGCCAACTACAGCGCCCTGAAGGAAGACCACTTCGGGATCGGGGACTCCGTCAACGGCACGTCCGTGCGCCAGTCGAAGTGGGTCGACTGGAACCGGTACACGGACGAGTTGTCGTACGCCCAGGCCATGCGGTCCAAGCTGGTCTCCCTGGGGTTCGACCCGGGCCTCGGCATGCTGATCGACACCTCCCGCAACGGCTGGGGCGGCACGGCCCGGCCCACCGGACCCGGTGCGCTGACCAGCGTCGACACCTACGTCAACGGGGGCCGTTACGACCGGCGCATCCACCTCGGCAACTGGTGCAACCAGGCGGGGGCGGGACTCGGCGAGAGGCCGCAGGCCGCGCCGGCCGCCGGCATCGACGCGTACGTGTGGATCAAGCCCCCGGGCGAGTCGGACGGGGCGAGCAAGGAGATCCCGAACGACGAGGGCAAGGGCTTCGACCGGATGTGCGACCCGACCTACACCGGTAACGCCCGCAACGGCTACAGCATGTCGGGCTCCCTGCCGAACGCACCCCTGTCCGGCCAGTGGTTCTCGGCCCAGTTCCAGGAGCTCCTGAAGAACGCCCACCCGGCGCTGTGA
- a CDS encoding PP2C family protein-serine/threonine phosphatase, with amino-acid sequence MTATLPHVGDLAANEPVYRVLLIEDDAADALLVEELLHDTELRFELTTSTSLAEARSKLAARAVDCILLDLHLPDVSGTDAVTTVRAMAPHTAVIVLTGLSEKQAGSEAMAAGAQDYLVKGKVEADLLRRTVRYAVYRSRTERAAAEAQSARLRAEENARLERGLLPRPLLDTSTVTVTTRYLPGAEKALLGGDFLDVVEGDDGLLHAVVGDVSGHGPDAAALGVCLRIAWRSLVLAGHHGTELLHLMERLLVAERGNQHLFATCTLLTLDQKAATATLYLAGHHEPLLTTAEETLEVPSEHGIALGIVPGHRDWPATVIPLPDSGALTLYTDGLTEGHNGEANGRLGIEGLLPLINTTPAEDPAAHLDSLIRQTRALNAGRHTDDLAVLRLGWGFR; translated from the coding sequence GTGACCGCGACCCTCCCCCACGTCGGCGACCTCGCCGCGAACGAACCGGTCTACCGCGTCCTGCTCATCGAGGACGACGCCGCCGACGCCCTGCTCGTCGAGGAACTCCTCCACGACACCGAGCTGCGCTTCGAGCTCACCACGAGCACCTCGCTGGCCGAGGCCCGTTCGAAACTCGCGGCGCGCGCCGTCGACTGCATCCTCCTCGACCTGCACCTGCCCGACGTGTCGGGCACCGACGCGGTCACCACCGTCCGCGCCATGGCCCCGCACACCGCGGTGATCGTCCTGACCGGCCTGTCCGAGAAGCAGGCGGGCTCCGAGGCCATGGCCGCCGGGGCCCAGGACTACCTCGTGAAGGGCAAGGTCGAAGCCGACCTGCTGCGCCGCACCGTCCGCTACGCCGTCTACCGCAGCCGCACCGAACGCGCGGCGGCCGAAGCCCAGTCGGCCCGGCTGCGCGCGGAGGAGAACGCCCGCCTCGAACGCGGACTGCTGCCCCGGCCCCTCCTCGACACCTCCACCGTCACGGTGACCACCCGCTACCTGCCCGGCGCCGAGAAGGCCCTGCTCGGCGGCGACTTCCTCGACGTCGTCGAGGGGGACGACGGCCTGCTGCACGCCGTCGTCGGCGACGTCAGCGGCCACGGCCCCGACGCGGCCGCCCTCGGCGTCTGCCTGCGCATCGCCTGGCGCTCGCTCGTCCTGGCCGGACACCACGGCACCGAACTGCTGCACCTCATGGAACGCCTGCTGGTCGCCGAGCGCGGCAACCAGCACCTGTTCGCCACCTGCACCCTCCTGACCCTCGACCAGAAGGCCGCGACGGCAACCCTCTACCTGGCGGGCCACCACGAACCCCTGCTCACCACAGCGGAGGAGACCCTGGAGGTGCCCTCCGAGCACGGCATCGCGCTCGGCATAGTCCCCGGCCACCGCGACTGGCCCGCGACGGTCATCCCCCTCCCGGACTCCGGCGCACTCACGCTCTACACCGACGGCCTCACCGAAGGACACAACGGCGAGGCCAACGGCCGGCTGGGCATCGAGGGGCTCCTCCCCCTGATCAACACCACCCCGGCCGAGGACCCCGCCGCACACCTGGACAGCCTCATCCGCCAGACCCGAGCCCTCAACGCCGGAAGACACACCGACGACCTCGCCGTACTCCGCCTGGGCTGGGGCTTCCGCTAG